One stretch of Armigeres subalbatus isolate Guangzhou_Male chromosome 2, GZ_Asu_2, whole genome shotgun sequence DNA includes these proteins:
- the LOC134211848 gene encoding E3 SUMO-protein ligase PIAS2 isoform X3, translating to MRKTRQAAEFTELKDLVHQLRVSDLQQLLGENNISRSGRKSELIERVLILVRQNISVLKYKVRDLHKKAQEEEELLKQAAKTPVITAQPVQPPPPVLPPEPPVISRVVQGMYQQQYANAVQNDNRGGPVHANGIVPIPYPETTPNPGYPIHPDVKLKKLAFFDVLATLLKPATLVPSNTTQRIQEGSFFFHLTPQQATDIATNRDIRNVNKIEHTIQVQLRFCLLETSCEQEDYFPPNIVVKVNNKLCPLPNPIPTNKPGVEPKRPPRPVNITPNVKLSPLVANHIAVSWCTEYNRGYAAACYLVRKLTSSQLLQRMKTKGVKPADYTRALIKEKLNEDADCEIATTMLKVSLVCPLGKMRMATPCRSSTCSHLQCFDASLYLQMNERKPTWNCPVCDKPAIYDNLVIDGYFQEVLASNKLSSEDNEIQLHKDGSWSTHVKSNDLCNLDTPSKPVQKVEVISDDIELITTDPPKSSINQTSVISSSEPSSTTAPSGDTVDLTLSDSDDDLPLKRKTVTRTAPGGQGGTNVTTSSATTAASTTSSAATVVTATASTVSKPKMNEDASQSVISLDSPSPPSTPNPPTYNSGVSAMSNNVSSTTASTPTIPYQLPISPLEQASNLQLNPLALNSFYDYFSKI from the exons GACTTAGTACATCAGCTTCGTGTATCTGATCTGCAGCAACTACTTGGGGAAAATAATATCAGCCGAAGTGGTCGTAAGAGCGAACTGATTGAACGTGTACTGATATTAGTTCGTCAAAATATCTCGGTCCTAAAATACAAAGTTCGAGACCTCCACAAAAAAGC tcaagaagaagaagaattgctTAAACAAGCAGCTAAGACTCCGGTGATAACAGCTCAACCAGTTCAACCTCCACCACCTGTTCTTCCCCCAGAACCACCTGTAATCTCGCGTGTAGTGCAGGGAATGTATCAGCAACAGTATGCAAATGCAGTTCAGAACGATAACCGTGGCGGGCCGGTTCACGCAAACGGAATCGTTCCTATCCCATACCCGGAAACCACTCCAAACCCGGGTTATCCAATACATCCTGATGTAAAGCTAAAGAAGCTTGCATTCTTTGACGTTCTAGCAACGTTACTGAAACCAGCTACTCTCGTGCCGAGTAATACAACGCAGCGTATCCAAGAGGGCTCATTTTTCTTCCACTTGACGCCTCAGCAAGCGACCGATATTGCAACTAACAGGGATATTCGAAATGTCAACAAAATCGAACATACCATTCAGGTTCAGTTACGGTTTTGTTTGCTGGAGACATCTTGTGAACAAGAAGATTACTTTCCACCTAATATTGTTGTCAAGGTTAACAACAAATTGTGCCCACTTCCG AACCCCATTCCCACGAATAAGCCTGGGGTAGAGCCAAAACGCCCTCCGAGGCCGGTGAATATAACACCAAATGTGAAGCTATCGCCACTAGTGGCGAATCACATCGCTGTATCCTGGTGTACAGAGTACAATCGAGGATATGCAGCCGCATGCTACCTTGTTCGAAAATTAACGTCCTCTCAGCTTCTGCAACGTATGAAAACAAAGGGAGTAAAACCAGCAGACTATACACGAGCGCTAA TTAAAGAAAAGTTGAATGAAGATGCAGATTGCGAAATTGCAACGACTATGTTGAAGGTTTCTCTAGTCTGCCCGCTAGGAAAAATGCGAATGGCGACACCTTGCAG ATCTTCGACATGCTCGCATTTGCAGTGCTTTGATGCATCGCTGTATCTACAGATGAATGAACGAAAACCTACTTGGAACTGTCCAGTTTGCGATAAGCCAGCCATCTATGATAATCTTGTTATCGATGG CTATTTCCAAGAAGTTCTTGCGTCAAACAAGTTGTCTAGTGAAGATAACGAAATTCAACTTCATAAGGACGGATCGTGGAGTACTCACGTTAAAAGCAACGATCTGTGCAATTTGGACACACCGAGCAAACCAGTTCAAAAAGTCGAGGTCATTTCGGATGATATTG AGTTAATCACGACAGATCCACCAAAATCGAGCATCAACCAAACTAGTGTTATTTCCAGTAGCGAACCTTCCTCAACAACAGCTCCCTCGGGTGATACG GTGGACTTAACGTTGAGCGATTCTGATGACGATCTCCCTCTGAAACGTAAAACAGTCACACGTACTGCCCCGGGGGGTCAGGGTGGCACTAATGTAACTACCTCGAGTGCCACCACTGCTGCAAGTACGACAAGTTCTGCTGCAACTGTTGTCACTGCAACCGCTTCGACTGTATCTAAGCCAAAAATGAATG AAGATGCATCGCAATCTGTTATATCTCTAGATTCCCCATCTCCACCATCGACCCCCAATCCACCAACATACAATAGCGGGGTTTCAGCGATGTCTAATA ATGTTTCATCTACCACTGCTAGTACGCCAACCATTCCATACCAGTTGCCGATAAGTCCACTAGAACAAGCTAGCAATTTACAACTCAATCCACTAGCACTTAATAG TTTCTATGATTATTTTTCCAAGATATGA
- the LOC134211848 gene encoding E3 SUMO-protein ligase PIAS2 isoform X1, translating into MRKTRQAAEFTELKDLVHQLRVSDLQQLLGENNISRSGRKSELIERVLILVRQNISVLKYKVRDLHKKAQEEEELLKQAAKTPVITAQPVQPPPPVLPPEPPVISRVVQGMYQQQYANAVQNDNRGGPVHANGIVPIPYPETTPNPGYPIHPDVKLKKLAFFDVLATLLKPATLVPSNTTQRIQEGSFFFHLTPQQATDIATNRDIRNVNKIEHTIQVQLRFCLLETSCEQEDYFPPNIVVKVNNKLCPLPNPIPTNKPGVEPKRPPRPVNITPNVKLSPLVANHIAVSWCTEYNRGYAAACYLVRKLTSSQLLQRMKTKGVKPADYTRALIKEKLNEDADCEIATTMLKVSLVCPLGKMRMATPCRSSTCSHLQCFDASLYLQMNERKPTWNCPVCDKPAIYDNLVIDGYFQEVLASNKLSSEDNEIQLHKDGSWSTHVKSNDLCNLDTPSKPVQKVEVISDDIELITTDPPKSSINQTSVISSSEPSSTTAPSGDTVDLTLSDSDDDLPLKRKTVTRTAPGGQGGTNVTTSSATTAASTTSSAATVVTATASTVSKPKMNEDASQSVISLDSPSPPSTPNPPTYNSGVSAMSNNVSSTTASTPTIPYQLPISPLEQASNLQLNPLALNRYEPAPDDLQSYIYNRLINDAQELSYLTSQWSVQGYMHGATNGEDMHNLHH; encoded by the exons GACTTAGTACATCAGCTTCGTGTATCTGATCTGCAGCAACTACTTGGGGAAAATAATATCAGCCGAAGTGGTCGTAAGAGCGAACTGATTGAACGTGTACTGATATTAGTTCGTCAAAATATCTCGGTCCTAAAATACAAAGTTCGAGACCTCCACAAAAAAGC tcaagaagaagaagaattgctTAAACAAGCAGCTAAGACTCCGGTGATAACAGCTCAACCAGTTCAACCTCCACCACCTGTTCTTCCCCCAGAACCACCTGTAATCTCGCGTGTAGTGCAGGGAATGTATCAGCAACAGTATGCAAATGCAGTTCAGAACGATAACCGTGGCGGGCCGGTTCACGCAAACGGAATCGTTCCTATCCCATACCCGGAAACCACTCCAAACCCGGGTTATCCAATACATCCTGATGTAAAGCTAAAGAAGCTTGCATTCTTTGACGTTCTAGCAACGTTACTGAAACCAGCTACTCTCGTGCCGAGTAATACAACGCAGCGTATCCAAGAGGGCTCATTTTTCTTCCACTTGACGCCTCAGCAAGCGACCGATATTGCAACTAACAGGGATATTCGAAATGTCAACAAAATCGAACATACCATTCAGGTTCAGTTACGGTTTTGTTTGCTGGAGACATCTTGTGAACAAGAAGATTACTTTCCACCTAATATTGTTGTCAAGGTTAACAACAAATTGTGCCCACTTCCG AACCCCATTCCCACGAATAAGCCTGGGGTAGAGCCAAAACGCCCTCCGAGGCCGGTGAATATAACACCAAATGTGAAGCTATCGCCACTAGTGGCGAATCACATCGCTGTATCCTGGTGTACAGAGTACAATCGAGGATATGCAGCCGCATGCTACCTTGTTCGAAAATTAACGTCCTCTCAGCTTCTGCAACGTATGAAAACAAAGGGAGTAAAACCAGCAGACTATACACGAGCGCTAA TTAAAGAAAAGTTGAATGAAGATGCAGATTGCGAAATTGCAACGACTATGTTGAAGGTTTCTCTAGTCTGCCCGCTAGGAAAAATGCGAATGGCGACACCTTGCAG ATCTTCGACATGCTCGCATTTGCAGTGCTTTGATGCATCGCTGTATCTACAGATGAATGAACGAAAACCTACTTGGAACTGTCCAGTTTGCGATAAGCCAGCCATCTATGATAATCTTGTTATCGATGG CTATTTCCAAGAAGTTCTTGCGTCAAACAAGTTGTCTAGTGAAGATAACGAAATTCAACTTCATAAGGACGGATCGTGGAGTACTCACGTTAAAAGCAACGATCTGTGCAATTTGGACACACCGAGCAAACCAGTTCAAAAAGTCGAGGTCATTTCGGATGATATTG AGTTAATCACGACAGATCCACCAAAATCGAGCATCAACCAAACTAGTGTTATTTCCAGTAGCGAACCTTCCTCAACAACAGCTCCCTCGGGTGATACG GTGGACTTAACGTTGAGCGATTCTGATGACGATCTCCCTCTGAAACGTAAAACAGTCACACGTACTGCCCCGGGGGGTCAGGGTGGCACTAATGTAACTACCTCGAGTGCCACCACTGCTGCAAGTACGACAAGTTCTGCTGCAACTGTTGTCACTGCAACCGCTTCGACTGTATCTAAGCCAAAAATGAATG AAGATGCATCGCAATCTGTTATATCTCTAGATTCCCCATCTCCACCATCGACCCCCAATCCACCAACATACAATAGCGGGGTTTCAGCGATGTCTAATA ATGTTTCATCTACCACTGCTAGTACGCCAACCATTCCATACCAGTTGCCGATAAGTCCACTAGAACAAGCTAGCAATTTACAACTCAATCCACTAGCACTTAATAG ATATGAACCTGCGCCGGATGATTTGCAGTCGTACATTTACAATCGGCTAATTAATGATGCGCAAGAACTTTCCTACCTTACCAGTCAGTGGAGTGTACAAGGTTATATGCATGGTGCAACGAATGGCGAGGATATGCACAATTTGCATCATTGA
- the LOC134211848 gene encoding E3 SUMO-protein ligase PIAS2 isoform X2, which translates to MRKTRQAAEFTELKDLVHQLRVSDLQQLLGENNISRSGRKSELIERVLILVRQNISVLKYKVRDLHKKAQEEEELLKQAAKTPVITAQPVQPPPPVLPPEPPVISRVVQGMYQQQYANAVQNDNRGGPVHANGIVPIPYPETTPNPGYPIHPDVKLKKLAFFDVLATLLKPATLVPSNTTQRIQEGSFFFHLTPQQATDIATNRDIRNVNKIEHTIQVQLRFCLLETSCEQEDYFPPNIVVKVNNKLCPLPNPIPTNKPGVEPKRPPRPVNITPNVKLSPLVANHIAVSWCTEYNRGYAAACYLVRKLTSSQLLQRMKTKGVKPADYTRALIKEKLNEDADCEIATTMLKVSLVCPLGKMRMATPCRSSTCSHLQCFDASLYLQMNERKPTWNCPVCDKPAIYDNLVIDGYFQEVLASNKLSSEDNEIQLHKDGSWSTHVKSNDLCNLDTPSKPVQKVEVISDDIELITTDPPKSSINQTSVISSSEPSSTTAPSGDTVDLTLSDSDDDLPLKRKTVTRTAPGGQGGTNVTTSSATTAASTTSSAATVVTATASTVSKPKMNEDASQSVISLDSPSPPSTPNPPTYNSGVSAMSNNVSSTTASTPTIPYQLPISPLEQASNLQLNPLALNSHSQTSEGVWHAI; encoded by the exons GACTTAGTACATCAGCTTCGTGTATCTGATCTGCAGCAACTACTTGGGGAAAATAATATCAGCCGAAGTGGTCGTAAGAGCGAACTGATTGAACGTGTACTGATATTAGTTCGTCAAAATATCTCGGTCCTAAAATACAAAGTTCGAGACCTCCACAAAAAAGC tcaagaagaagaagaattgctTAAACAAGCAGCTAAGACTCCGGTGATAACAGCTCAACCAGTTCAACCTCCACCACCTGTTCTTCCCCCAGAACCACCTGTAATCTCGCGTGTAGTGCAGGGAATGTATCAGCAACAGTATGCAAATGCAGTTCAGAACGATAACCGTGGCGGGCCGGTTCACGCAAACGGAATCGTTCCTATCCCATACCCGGAAACCACTCCAAACCCGGGTTATCCAATACATCCTGATGTAAAGCTAAAGAAGCTTGCATTCTTTGACGTTCTAGCAACGTTACTGAAACCAGCTACTCTCGTGCCGAGTAATACAACGCAGCGTATCCAAGAGGGCTCATTTTTCTTCCACTTGACGCCTCAGCAAGCGACCGATATTGCAACTAACAGGGATATTCGAAATGTCAACAAAATCGAACATACCATTCAGGTTCAGTTACGGTTTTGTTTGCTGGAGACATCTTGTGAACAAGAAGATTACTTTCCACCTAATATTGTTGTCAAGGTTAACAACAAATTGTGCCCACTTCCG AACCCCATTCCCACGAATAAGCCTGGGGTAGAGCCAAAACGCCCTCCGAGGCCGGTGAATATAACACCAAATGTGAAGCTATCGCCACTAGTGGCGAATCACATCGCTGTATCCTGGTGTACAGAGTACAATCGAGGATATGCAGCCGCATGCTACCTTGTTCGAAAATTAACGTCCTCTCAGCTTCTGCAACGTATGAAAACAAAGGGAGTAAAACCAGCAGACTATACACGAGCGCTAA TTAAAGAAAAGTTGAATGAAGATGCAGATTGCGAAATTGCAACGACTATGTTGAAGGTTTCTCTAGTCTGCCCGCTAGGAAAAATGCGAATGGCGACACCTTGCAG ATCTTCGACATGCTCGCATTTGCAGTGCTTTGATGCATCGCTGTATCTACAGATGAATGAACGAAAACCTACTTGGAACTGTCCAGTTTGCGATAAGCCAGCCATCTATGATAATCTTGTTATCGATGG CTATTTCCAAGAAGTTCTTGCGTCAAACAAGTTGTCTAGTGAAGATAACGAAATTCAACTTCATAAGGACGGATCGTGGAGTACTCACGTTAAAAGCAACGATCTGTGCAATTTGGACACACCGAGCAAACCAGTTCAAAAAGTCGAGGTCATTTCGGATGATATTG AGTTAATCACGACAGATCCACCAAAATCGAGCATCAACCAAACTAGTGTTATTTCCAGTAGCGAACCTTCCTCAACAACAGCTCCCTCGGGTGATACG GTGGACTTAACGTTGAGCGATTCTGATGACGATCTCCCTCTGAAACGTAAAACAGTCACACGTACTGCCCCGGGGGGTCAGGGTGGCACTAATGTAACTACCTCGAGTGCCACCACTGCTGCAAGTACGACAAGTTCTGCTGCAACTGTTGTCACTGCAACCGCTTCGACTGTATCTAAGCCAAAAATGAATG AAGATGCATCGCAATCTGTTATATCTCTAGATTCCCCATCTCCACCATCGACCCCCAATCCACCAACATACAATAGCGGGGTTTCAGCGATGTCTAATA ATGTTTCATCTACCACTGCTAGTACGCCAACCATTCCATACCAGTTGCCGATAAGTCCACTAGAACAAGCTAGCAATTTACAACTCAATCCACTAGCACTTAATAG TCACTCACAAACATCTGAAGGGGTTTGGCATGCCATCTAA
- the LOC134211848 gene encoding E3 SUMO-protein ligase PIAS3 isoform X4, giving the protein MYQQQYANAVQNDNRGGPVHANGIVPIPYPETTPNPGYPIHPDVKLKKLAFFDVLATLLKPATLVPSNTTQRIQEGSFFFHLTPQQATDIATNRDIRNVNKIEHTIQVQLRFCLLETSCEQEDYFPPNIVVKVNNKLCPLPNPIPTNKPGVEPKRPPRPVNITPNVKLSPLVANHIAVSWCTEYNRGYAAACYLVRKLTSSQLLQRMKTKGVKPADYTRALIKEKLNEDADCEIATTMLKVSLVCPLGKMRMATPCRSSTCSHLQCFDASLYLQMNERKPTWNCPVCDKPAIYDNLVIDGYFQEVLASNKLSSEDNEIQLHKDGSWSTHVKSNDLCNLDTPSKPVQKVEVISDDIELITTDPPKSSINQTSVISSSEPSSTTAPSGDTVDLTLSDSDDDLPLKRKTVTRTAPGGQGGTNVTTSSATTAASTTSSAATVVTATASTVSKPKMNEDASQSVISLDSPSPPSTPNPPTYNSGVSAMSNNVSSTTASTPTIPYQLPISPLEQASNLQLNPLALNRYEPAPDDLQSYIYNRLINDAQELSYLTSQWSVQGYMHGATNGEDMHNLHH; this is encoded by the exons ATGTATCAGCAACAGTATGCAAATGCAGTTCAGAACGATAACCGTGGCGGGCCGGTTCACGCAAACGGAATCGTTCCTATCCCATACCCGGAAACCACTCCAAACCCGGGTTATCCAATACATCCTGATGTAAAGCTAAAGAAGCTTGCATTCTTTGACGTTCTAGCAACGTTACTGAAACCAGCTACTCTCGTGCCGAGTAATACAACGCAGCGTATCCAAGAGGGCTCATTTTTCTTCCACTTGACGCCTCAGCAAGCGACCGATATTGCAACTAACAGGGATATTCGAAATGTCAACAAAATCGAACATACCATTCAGGTTCAGTTACGGTTTTGTTTGCTGGAGACATCTTGTGAACAAGAAGATTACTTTCCACCTAATATTGTTGTCAAGGTTAACAACAAATTGTGCCCACTTCCG AACCCCATTCCCACGAATAAGCCTGGGGTAGAGCCAAAACGCCCTCCGAGGCCGGTGAATATAACACCAAATGTGAAGCTATCGCCACTAGTGGCGAATCACATCGCTGTATCCTGGTGTACAGAGTACAATCGAGGATATGCAGCCGCATGCTACCTTGTTCGAAAATTAACGTCCTCTCAGCTTCTGCAACGTATGAAAACAAAGGGAGTAAAACCAGCAGACTATACACGAGCGCTAA TTAAAGAAAAGTTGAATGAAGATGCAGATTGCGAAATTGCAACGACTATGTTGAAGGTTTCTCTAGTCTGCCCGCTAGGAAAAATGCGAATGGCGACACCTTGCAG ATCTTCGACATGCTCGCATTTGCAGTGCTTTGATGCATCGCTGTATCTACAGATGAATGAACGAAAACCTACTTGGAACTGTCCAGTTTGCGATAAGCCAGCCATCTATGATAATCTTGTTATCGATGG CTATTTCCAAGAAGTTCTTGCGTCAAACAAGTTGTCTAGTGAAGATAACGAAATTCAACTTCATAAGGACGGATCGTGGAGTACTCACGTTAAAAGCAACGATCTGTGCAATTTGGACACACCGAGCAAACCAGTTCAAAAAGTCGAGGTCATTTCGGATGATATTG AGTTAATCACGACAGATCCACCAAAATCGAGCATCAACCAAACTAGTGTTATTTCCAGTAGCGAACCTTCCTCAACAACAGCTCCCTCGGGTGATACG GTGGACTTAACGTTGAGCGATTCTGATGACGATCTCCCTCTGAAACGTAAAACAGTCACACGTACTGCCCCGGGGGGTCAGGGTGGCACTAATGTAACTACCTCGAGTGCCACCACTGCTGCAAGTACGACAAGTTCTGCTGCAACTGTTGTCACTGCAACCGCTTCGACTGTATCTAAGCCAAAAATGAATG AAGATGCATCGCAATCTGTTATATCTCTAGATTCCCCATCTCCACCATCGACCCCCAATCCACCAACATACAATAGCGGGGTTTCAGCGATGTCTAATA ATGTTTCATCTACCACTGCTAGTACGCCAACCATTCCATACCAGTTGCCGATAAGTCCACTAGAACAAGCTAGCAATTTACAACTCAATCCACTAGCACTTAATAG ATATGAACCTGCGCCGGATGATTTGCAGTCGTACATTTACAATCGGCTAATTAATGATGCGCAAGAACTTTCCTACCTTACCAGTCAGTGGAGTGTACAAGGTTATATGCATGGTGCAACGAATGGCGAGGATATGCACAATTTGCATCATTGA